In the genome of Vicinamibacterales bacterium, the window GTTCGACGGACCCACGCGCAGACTGCCGTCCACGGTTTCCGTGACGCAGATCGTGTCTCCTTCGCCAACTTTCAAGTGGTTGAGTACTTCCTTGGGAAGCACCACCCCCACCGAATTGCCGATCTTGCGGAGCTTGAGCTCGACGACCATGAGCTCATTGTATCAACAAATGTTATAACGCCCTATTACTCCTTCCT includes:
- a CDS encoding AbrB/MazE/SpoVT family DNA-binding domain-containing protein; amino-acid sequence: MVVELKLRKIGNSVGVVLPKEVLNHLKVGEGDTICVTETVDGSLRVGPSNDEFKKQMEAAESVINRYRNTLRELAK